A section of the Luteolibacter rhizosphaerae genome encodes:
- a CDS encoding nitric oxide synthase oxygenase: MTGPAPAASADELLTLAKVAWRNNARCIGRLFWNTLEFLDARSATTSDEIFEACVEHLRFSTNHGKIRSAVTLFSPAEADGSGPRIWNRQLIRYAGYRLADGSILGDPEQAAFTERVIALGWKPPSVPGRFDLLPLVVQLPGKDPVLYSLPANAVLEVLISHPDLPWFADLGLKWHAVPVISDMALVGHGHHFTAAPFSGYYMGTEIASRNFGDETRYNLLPLIAEKMNLDREARRMLWKDRALVELNTAVIHSFREAGVAIVDHHTASLQFMQHLRNEEACGRDVPGDWSWLVPPMSGSACPVFHRYYSDSRPEPAFIEQAPAW; encoded by the coding sequence GTGACCGGACCCGCACCCGCCGCCTCTGCCGATGAGCTCCTCACCCTTGCCAAGGTCGCGTGGCGGAATAATGCCCGCTGCATCGGGCGTCTCTTCTGGAATACATTGGAGTTCCTCGACGCCCGCTCCGCCACGACTTCGGACGAGATCTTCGAAGCCTGCGTGGAGCACCTCCGCTTCTCCACCAACCACGGTAAGATCCGCTCCGCCGTTACCCTTTTCTCCCCGGCTGAAGCGGACGGCAGCGGCCCCCGCATCTGGAATCGTCAGTTGATCCGCTACGCCGGATACCGCCTGGCCGATGGCTCGATCCTCGGAGACCCGGAGCAAGCCGCCTTTACGGAACGCGTTATCGCCCTCGGTTGGAAACCGCCTTCCGTCCCCGGTCGCTTCGATCTCCTTCCCCTCGTCGTCCAGCTCCCGGGGAAAGATCCTGTCCTTTATTCTCTGCCTGCAAATGCCGTTCTCGAGGTTTTAATCAGCCATCCGGACTTACCATGGTTCGCAGACCTCGGCCTGAAGTGGCATGCCGTCCCGGTCATCTCGGACATGGCTCTGGTCGGACACGGCCATCACTTCACTGCCGCACCCTTCAGCGGCTACTACATGGGCACGGAAATCGCCTCCCGTAATTTTGGCGATGAAACCCGCTACAATCTCCTGCCACTCATCGCGGAGAAGATGAATCTCGATCGCGAGGCGAGACGGATGCTTTGGAAGGATCGCGCCTTGGTCGAGCTGAACACCGCGGTCATCCATTCGTTCCGCGAGGCGGGAGTCGCGATCGTCGATCACCACACCGCCTCCCTCCAGTTCATGCAGCACCTCCGGAACGAGGAAGCCTGCGGGCGGGATGTGCCTGGTGATTGGTCGTGGTTGGTCCCGCCCATGTCCGGCTCCGCCTGCCCGGTCTTCCATCGCTACTATAGCGACTCGCGCCCCGAGCCCGCCTTCATCGAACAGGCGCCGGCTTGGTAA
- the purU gene encoding formyltetrahydrofolate deformylase has protein sequence MARPGLILKLSCPDQAGIVAKIASYVAGHRGNLIEFAQFTDKLSLRFFARLEIETGELDVDPEDFIEGFGTLGRSMKAVWHFRRLPYKMRTAVLVTKTDHCLNEILWRAEIGEMPVEITSIIGNRDTCRSIAERAGIPFHLVEMDGDRKAEGFAEIRKILADEDVELAVLARFMQILPDDFCRDFAGRLINIHHSFLPAFIGANPYKQAYERGVKLIGATCHYVTADLDAGPIIEQEVERVQHFHAPNDLVRLGRNCERIALARGIRYHVHDRTIIDGHRAIVFPD, from the coding sequence ATGGCCCGTCCCGGATTGATCCTGAAGCTGAGCTGCCCCGACCAAGCCGGGATCGTCGCGAAGATCGCGAGCTATGTGGCGGGGCACCGGGGGAACCTGATCGAGTTCGCGCAGTTCACGGACAAGCTCTCGCTGCGCTTCTTCGCGAGGCTGGAGATCGAGACCGGTGAGCTGGATGTGGACCCGGAGGATTTCATCGAGGGCTTCGGGACTCTCGGGCGGTCCATGAAGGCGGTGTGGCACTTCCGCCGCCTGCCCTACAAGATGCGCACGGCGGTGCTGGTGACGAAGACCGACCACTGCCTGAACGAAATCCTGTGGCGCGCGGAGATCGGCGAGATGCCGGTGGAGATCACTTCGATCATCGGGAACCGCGATACCTGCCGCTCAATCGCGGAGCGGGCGGGGATTCCTTTCCATCTGGTGGAGATGGATGGAGACCGGAAGGCAGAAGGCTTCGCTGAGATCCGGAAGATCCTGGCGGACGAGGATGTGGAGCTGGCGGTACTTGCACGCTTCATGCAGATCCTGCCGGATGACTTCTGCCGGGATTTTGCGGGGCGCTTGATCAATATCCATCACAGCTTCCTGCCTGCCTTCATCGGGGCCAACCCCTACAAGCAGGCATACGAGCGCGGGGTGAAGCTGATCGGGGCGACCTGTCACTATGTCACTGCGGATCTGGATGCGGGTCCGATCATCGAGCAGGAGGTGGAGCGGGTGCAGCACTTCCACGCACCGAACGACTTGGTGCGACTGGGCCGGAATTGCGAGCGTATCGCGCTGGCGCGGGGGATCCGCTACCACGTCCATGACCGGACGATCATCGACGGGCACCGGGCGATCGTGTTTCCGGATTGA